The region tctctactttaaagagtcctctcctcctgatgttgaggtgtatatcagtatgtagtgtctctactttaaagagtcctctcctgctgatgttcaggtgtatatcagtatgtagtgtctctactttaaagagttctctcctgctgatgttcaggtgtatatcagtatgtagtgtctctactttaaagagtcctctcctgctgatgctcaggtgtatatcagtatgtagtgtctctactttaaagagtcctatcctgctgatgttcaggtgtatatcagtatgtagtgtctctactttaaagagtcctctcctactggtgttcaggtgtatatcagtatgtagtgtctctactttaaagagtcctctcctcctgatgttcaggtgtatatcagtatgtagtgtctctactttaaagagtcctctcctgctgatgttcaggtgtatatcagtatgtagtgtctctactttaaagagttctctcctgctgatgttcaggtgtatatcagtatgtagtgtctctactttaaagagtcctctcctgctgatgttcaggtgtatatcagtatgtagtgtctctactttaaagagtcctctcctgctgatgttcaggtgtatatcagtatgtagtgtctctactttaaagattcctctcctgctgatgttcaggtgtatattagtgcgtagtgtctctactttaaagagtcctctcctgctgatgttcaggtgtatatcagtatgtagtgtctctactttaaagagtcctctcctgctcatgttcaggtgtatatcagaatgtagtgtctctactttaaagagtcctctcctgctgatgcttaggtgtatatcagtatgtagtgtctctactttaaagagtcctctcctgctgatgttcaggtgtatatcagtatgtagtgtctctactttaaagagtcctctcctgctggtgttcaggtgtatatcagaatgtagtgtctctactttaaagagtcctctcctgctgatgttcaggtgtatatcagtaatgtagtgtctctactttaaagagtcctctcctgctgatgttcaggtgtatatcagaatgtagtgaAGCGGCACAAAACGGCCACCATAGAATTTCGCATTTAGTTGCTATATTTTCCCACGAAATGTGAttaatccgtgtgtgtgtgtgtgtgtgtgtgtgtgtgtgtgtgtgtgtgtgtgtgtgtgtgtgtgtgtgtgtgtgtgtgtgtgtgtgtgtgtgtgtgtgcagtggtgTGTCTGGTGGCAGTCTGCAGCTCTGTTCCTATCAGTGATCTGCTGGACCGAGCCTCTCAGGGCTCAGATAAACTGCACGCCCTCAGCACCATCATCTCCCAGGACctggtcagtgaacgcaccgcgGCTTTTAAATGCCATCACACACTAACCTGCAGCGCTCGTCTTCTCATGTTTCAGCAATGGAGTAGATATTGGAGACGTACCAGACATTAggcgcaggggtgtcaaactcaatttcatggcgggctacatcagcattatggttgctctcaaagggccggttgtaacttcgaGACTATAGAAATATACatgtataaaataatgtattaaattACATGATTGTAATGTAACCTGTAACCCCTGcataaaataatataatgaTGATGCTCCTttgccccgccccccagaactcTCACTTCCCTCCCATTGGTCAGGAGATTATGCCCCGCCCCTCGATGTGTCACACCTCCTCTCTGCAGACGCCCAGCGACAAGCAGCAAACTCTGCAAGTTTCTGTGAGTCTTTTGTTACTTTGTGTGGTGGACTTCTAGGGGTCCATCACGAGGGGTACTAATCTGGTGTTCATCATGAATATCTTCATCAGTACATCCTTCTATACTGGGATAATATACACACTTTTACacattttattgttgttataatAGTGAATGACAATGTGCACATTTAATCTTCTGTTCTTATTACGCTTTTTTGTGTTTGTATACATAATTCAATTATATTTCTTACATtttatatcattattttaatgttATCTTTTTAATgcaatatatattttcttaCTTCTTTTATTGCATATTTTTACCTTAACTTCTCATATCTTATAAATACTTTTATTCAGTATTTAAAACAATTTTTATTGCACATTTTAGTTAAACTTGTCGTGTTTTATTGTATACTGGATTACTTTACTCTGAATTGGAGAAACAAAACCCAATCTGTAGGCAGGTAGTAAAGTACTTAGATTATGATGGTTCTTACTGACCTCTGCAGGCCAACTAGGGTATTACAACACTATTCAATAAAACCCTTCCCTTGATCTCCTCCTTCCTTCCTTTTCACTATATctttatctttttttaaaacCTTTTATATTGCATATTTAAATGTAACTTCCTGTGTTTAAATAAATATCTTTGATATTATTTCATTTATGTAACAATTAATTACTCTAAATTGGAGAGACGGAAGTACTTAGATTGCGATGGTTCTTACTGACCTCTGCAGGCCAACTAGTGTATTACAACATCTTTCGAAACCCCTTTCCCCTCAGCTTCTCCTTTCCTTCATCCTCACTTTATCCGGATGCTGTTGATGTCTTtccttttgtaaagcactttgtcaaATTGTTTAgtttatgtgtgtatgtgtagacAGTTTTAGCCAACATTGCTGATTTCCAGCTGTTGGCCAGATGAGAACAGACACCTTTTCAAATCTCAAAACatcaacagcattagttataaAGAAAGGATGAAAGACAAGTAGGAAGAAGCGAAAGGATATAAGAGAACAATAAAACAAAGGCCTCCCCTGATGCGTCCTCTGGTCTTCATGACGCGTCCCTCCCAGGAGTCGGACCTCCTCTCTCTGGCTCGCTCCCTGCTCCAGGCCTGGTCCGACCCCCTGCTGGTCCTCTCAGCCTCAGCTAACACCCTCCATCACCCCGAGCAGACCTCCATCTCCAACAAGATCCAGGAGCTGCAGCTGCACTCCAAGAGCCTGGGGGACGGCCTGGACATCCTGTCTGGgaaggtactctttaaagaggagacactacatgctgatatacacccgaacatcagcaggagaggactctttaaagtagagacactacatgctgatatacacctgaacatcaacaggagaggactctttaaagtagagactctacacactgatatacacctgaacatcagcaggagaggactctttaaagtagagacacgacacactgatatacacctgaacatcagcaggtgaggactctttaaagtagagacactacacactgatatacacctgaacatcagctggagaggactctttaaagtagagacactacacactgatacacacctgaacatcagcaggagaggactctttaaagtagagacactacatactgatatacacctgaacatcagcaggagaggactctttaaagtagagacactacacactgatacacacctgaacatcagcaggagaggactctttaaagtagagacactacatactgatatacacctgaacatcagcaggagaggactctttaaagtagagacactgcatactgatatacacctgaacatcagcaggagaggactctttaaagtagagactctacacactgatatacacctgaacatcagcaggagaggactctttaaagtagagacactacatactgatacacacctgaacatcaacaggagaggactctttaaagtagagactctacacactgatatacacctgaacatcagcaggagaggactctttaaagtagagacactacacactgatatacacctgaacatcagcaggagaggactctttaaagtagagacactacatactgatatacacctgaacatcagcaggagaggactctttaaagtagagacactgcatactgatatacacctgaacatcagctggagaggactctttaaagtagagtcactacaaactgatatacacctgaacatcagcaggagaggactctttaaagtagagacgctacatactgatatacacctgaacaccagcaggagaggactctttaaagtagagacactacatactgatatacacctgaacatcagcaggagaggactctttaaagtagagacactacatactgatatacacctgaacatcagcaggagagaactctttaaagtagagacactacatactgatatacacttgaacatcagcaggagaggactctttaaagtagagacactacatactgatacacacctgaacatcagcaggagaggactctttaaagtagagacactacacactgatatacacctgaacatcagcaggagaggactctttaaagtagagacactacatactgatatacacctgaacatcagcaggagaggactctttaaagtagagacactacatactgatacacacctgaacatcagcaggagaggactctttaaagtagagacactacatactgatttacacctgaacatcagcaggagaggactctttaaagtagagacactacacactgatatacacctgaacatcatcaggagaggactctttaaagtagagacactacatactgatatacacctgaacatcagcaggagaggactctttaaagtagagacactacatactgatacacacctgaacatcagcaggagaggactctttaaagtagagacactacatactgatttacacctgaacatcagcaggagaggactctttaaagtagagacactacacactgatatacacctgacatcagcaggagaggactctttaaagtagagacactacatactgatatacacctgaacatcagcaggagaggactctttaaagtagagacactacacactgatatacacctgaacatcatcaggagaggactctttaaagtagagacactacatactgatatacacctgaacatcagcaggagaggactctttaaagtagagacactacacactgatatacacctgaacatcagcaggagaggactctttaaagtagagacactacatactgatatacacctgaacatcagcaggagaggactctttaaagtagagacactacacactgatatacacctgaacatcagcaggagaggactctttaaagtagagacactacatactggatatacacctgaacatcagcaggagaggactctttaaagtagagacactacatactgatatacacctgaacatcagcaggagaggactctttaaagtagagacactacatactgatatacacctgaacatcagcaggagaggactctttaaagtagagacactacacactgatatacacctgaacatcatcaggagaggactctttaaagtagagacactacatactgatatacacctgaacatcagcaggagaggactctttaaagtagagacactacacactgatatacacctgaacatcagcaggagaggactctttaaagtagagacactacatactgatatacacctgaacatcagcaggagaggactctttaagtagagacactacacactgatatacacctgaacatcagcaggagaggactctttaaagtagagacactacatactgatatacacctgaacatcagcaggagaggactctttaaagtagagacactacatactgatatacacctgaacatcagcaggagaggactctttaaagtagagacactacatactgatacacacctgaacatcagcaggagaggactctttaaagtagagacactacacactgatatacacctgaacatcagcaggagagaactctttaaagtagagtcaccaCATGAActccctctcctcttcctcagatGGGTCCTGCAGCTCAGACCATCTCTTTGCTTCCCTTCTCTGGAGGAAATGACATCGGCCAGGACCGGATTTCACAATTGATCAACTTCAACTTCCTGTTGTCTTGTTTCCGCCGCGACTCCCACAAGATCGACAGTTTCCTGAAGGTCCTTCGCTGTCGGGCCACGAAGGCGCAGCCTCAGATGTGTTGAAGAGAGAGGCGGCCAGCTTTGCTTTTCCTCAACCTTTTCTATAGAGTGGTGCGGAGATATCGTACGTCTCAAAGTCAACTTcaactttcagtttgtgtgtacagacagagagaatcaaaataacgtttcccacaatcccgaatacaaaacaaatatatatataaacatgtatatacctacatatatataatcaaagatacatttatacatatgctcacattaagacctaaataaaagcacaacaatcaatatatacagaaatAACAGTCATTTCTgtgttggtccctgaaggcagcatctctctggtccaatgggattgCTCCATGTGATTTTGGGTTATCGGGAAAATAATCTCTGTGTCAAACAAACGTTGATGACACTTAAATCCAGCAGttgggtatttactgacgtagTCTATGTCGTAGAattaaaatctcttcagcttactttaccacagaccttatttcaggctaacAACCAAAACGCATTCAGAAAGCCATTGTCCTCCAGACCAGGAAGTGATAAAACGCTGACTCATGACAGGGTTTTccgactcattcctgcacctctCTATTGCCTATAGATTAGCGCATGCTAGGATTCTGCTATATGAGCTAATGGTTAGCATTCTGAGCTTCCAGAAGGCGGCGACGAGGAGGAGTATCTTCAAAAACACCTACTTCACTACATTTTAGAAGCCTGTATTGTacgttttactccactacatttatcgtACAGCTTTAGCTACTTTACAGATTCAGATTATTAGCTAAATTACTGACTTTATGACTTTTAAAAGAGTACTTTTACACTGTAgcattagccgctttcacaccaagtacttagtGCCCAGTACTTAGTGCCCAGTACTTAgtgcccccatggaactaagagtCGATCGCGTTCACCCCGGAATAaattccctgagggaggattacgcaaatgaagccgctggcgtcacttcttcttcttctgctttgggtttactggcaggccgcaacccacttcacggcgtatactgccgcccggagtccccggccggaagtccccggagttggggaaggcttcagtagaagctgctgggactcccagcagcttctactgaagccttccgagtaaatcgccagaacgccgacacctcctcatctccaccgctcccatgttttattttgtgttgccataagttagtctctctgcgtttctgcgctgggctaatgctaataatgctaatgctaatgccaatcgaaattggtacttttctctccccgggaaagtaccacctctctagcaggcactaacaATGGAAGTAAAAGCTCTGGAACTAAGTtcactttttggtgtgaacgcacaattccaggcactatcggaactaaacgggaaaagtacgtgGAAaagtattccggtgtgaacgcgcctattgctTCTTTTAATGAAGTCAAAAGTCACATTTAAGTCAGCGTGTTGCACAAACATTGACCTCAATCTGAATGGATGGATGCGAAGGTATATTAAAGTTTAAGCTATCAACGTTTCCATGGCAATGCGTTGTTTGAAAGCTTCCTTATTGACTTTCAATCAGGTTGATAATTCCAGGAAGGGAATAAAGCATCTGTGTTCGCTTCCAGCTGCTCTGGCTGTATCACTTGGCCGTGTTATTGTAAGCTcggtgtgtgtgttctgctgtTCCTCCTCCTTGTCTCGTCTTTCTAAAATAACGTTTGCACTTCAGATTTAAACATTCTCTCATAAGCGCGATGTGATGCTTATAGAATCTTTTCAATCTGCTCATCAATAAAGATCTTCTTTTGCACAGTAACTTCTCCTTGCCTGTCATTTTTCAGTCCACTGAATTTATGCAAACAAAATATGTAATCACGTGTGAAAGCAAATGTGACCTGCCCcaccagggaggggggggggctgcgataATAAAAGGGGGTTAGGATACTTAACGCTAACCTGGGTTCCCCAATACGAGCCCTTAGGACAAGTCACGCAGATAAGAATAAAAGGATGGACAGGGACGGCCTCaagttcaaatgtttacaaacgTTTATTATATAAATAATCCAGTAAAAGTTCAGTAATATAAAATGCAGATTATACAATTTATTCAGCTTTCCCAGTCGACACACCTAAGTTCCACAATTGAAGGCTGGCTCTGACGAGGAGAGAATAATTACAATATCACAAATAAAGTGATAGTTAAATAGTTAAAAAGAGATTCTTCTGGCCAACTGCTGAGGATTTCCCCAAAACCACCACGTGTAGCTGTATTCAATCAACACTCACTGCAAATCACTCATATCTGCATGCATCATGCCCAGCAAGCCGCATGCTCCACTCCACAGCATGGCCAGGATCGTCACTGAAGAAGTATAAGAAACATGACAGTAGTAGACCTTGTGGGACAGGGTGGGTCGTTCCAAGGAGGGTGCTGTAGCTTTAAAGATTTAAATTACTAGTTTGTACACAGTACAACAAACTAGTCGATAAGTAAAACATAGAAGGTAGGCAAAACGGTAGCAAACTAATCCTAAAATAAATGGAGAAAGGAGATTAGAACCTGTATAAAAGACTTATATGAATGTCCTTCAATGTACATACAATTAATCTCCTACCTCTGAAGCAAACGCATTCACTCAATCATCACCTCCGCAACGGTGATTCTCTACAGtctctgctggggccagaaGCCTGGCGTTTACATGCCACATGTTAACATGTTAGTGGCACACTCAGGGGCGGAGCTTCCTACAGGCGATATTGGTGGTTGCCTAGAGCGCCTCCCAGAGGGGGGCGACAAAAATTGgaccccaaaaaaaaaaaatattctaacATAAGGGGAAATGAGCCAGAAATCTAAAACGGCCGGTCGGTCTAAGAGCCTCGGCTGTAGGTGTTCACAGTCAGAACATGCTTGAGCGCTGTGCATTGATGGGTATCGGTCAAGTGTTTATAAAATTAAGCGTTGAGGAAAGAAAGACTAACGTTAGAGAACGATGAAGAGGCAAAAGCCACCGGGCGCAGTATAAAaacagaagagaagaagaagagaaacgtGCCAAGGTGAAAggttttgtatttgtttgtttatttagcatattatattttgattatttgaTACGTGTAACATATTTTACATTTCTTCTTAATTTTCTTTGAAAGCAAATTTGcacattcttttattgtttgttattgttgttgttattattattgtttgttagcTAAGTTGTTTGTTTTAATTCTTTAGTGTGCACTTTACATTTATTCTTAGCTCTTGTTCTTGCTTTTAATAAATAAAGGTGCAGtactgtcacagcaggatctggagacacgtgtccatgcttttatcttcagtagactggactactgcaaaggtgtcttcacaggtctcactgacacatctattaggaagctgcagctgattcagaacgccgctgctcgagtcctctctgacactaagaaagtggatcacatcactcctgctctgaagtcttcacactggcttccaacaaaataagttaccatagctatgcaaattacatttctgacctcctgctaaatgatgaaccatccagatctctcaggtcttcagggactggtcagcttcctgtccccagagacagatctctcaggtcttcagggactggtcagcttcctgtccccagagacagatctctcaggtctccagggactggtcagcttcctgtccccagagacagatctctcaggtcttcagggactggtcagcttcctgtccccagagacagatctctcaggtcttcagggactggtcagcttcctgtccccagagacagatctctcaggtcttcagggacaggtcagcttcctgtccccagagtcagatctctcaggtcttcagggactggtcagcttcctgtccccagagaca is a window of Pseudochaenichthys georgianus unplaced genomic scaffold, fPseGeo1.2 scaffold_2260_arrow_ctg1, whole genome shotgun sequence DNA encoding:
- the prl gene encoding prolactin → METEIQVKRHGTSDRHGRSKETYSSKLLMAVVCLVAVCSSVPISDLLDRASQGSDKLHALSTIISQDLNSHFPPIGQEIMPRPSMCHTSSLQTPSDKQQTLQVSESDLLSLARSLLQAWSDPLLVLSASANTLHHPEQTSISNKIQELQLHSKSLGDGLDILSGKMGPAAQTISLLPFSGGNDIGQDRISQLINFNFLLSCFRRDSHKIDSFLKVLRCRATKAQPQMC